In Candidatus Sulfurimonas marisnigri, a single genomic region encodes these proteins:
- a CDS encoding LapD/MoxY N-terminal periplasmic domain-containing protein, with translation MTLFKQIALILSLFLLIILTTVLILNFQSANKGVQDRLYEDAKNTATSLSLSLGSANGDLSMMSTMINANFDSGNYRNITLIDVDNITLYDRTIEGDITAIPKWFFKATKIEAPIASANVSAGWSQVGILKVQSDATYAYKQLYAILIDLLISFGVIALLGLIIINLLIHAILKPLKEVQKQASAIMRNEFIIQGEIPYTKEFKDVVLGMNNMVSKVKAMFDKGNEELKMHKELEYIDQNTALKNRQYLIDRLPEYLKIDASSKGGINIIVALSGMIEANEKLGHQDVDKLFIEIANILRSSSKIFKNSIVARINGTEFSLLLPDCTNEEGLELAKNIYDYVTKIIKDCGLNKDETFISLGLYAYIHTDTIAQLFSNSDNALAQAKFNKNNIHLVKTENTNEVMGKEAWKKIINQALFKNRFSFVSWSVINTKAKKLEHHVLSINLTLDKSTSYSYAQFMAPAIQAGLSSNIYTNVVSMLFKTPTMISSSSTYSLRLPYEYLDMKETYEEIRELLKNKALPFKLIIEMPDKLVRKDSQHIKLYKDLFQKYDIEIGIFEFIGESDDYQYLQELRPAYIKAESSYFMSQSAQSLSALRLITDSISISLIAVGVVDIETVDALEKKGIHIIQGLATELIEV, from the coding sequence ATGACACTCTTTAAACAGATAGCCTTAATACTATCGCTCTTTTTACTCATTATTTTAACAACAGTTTTAATATTAAACTTTCAAAGTGCCAATAAAGGTGTTCAAGATAGGCTTTACGAGGATGCTAAAAATACAGCTACCTCGCTTAGTCTTTCACTTGGAAGCGCAAATGGCGATTTGTCTATGATGTCAACTATGATTAATGCAAACTTTGATAGCGGAAACTATCGTAATATAACCCTTATTGACGTTGACAATATTACCCTCTATGATAGAACAATCGAAGGTGATATAACAGCAATTCCCAAATGGTTTTTCAAAGCCACAAAAATTGAAGCACCTATTGCATCTGCCAATGTTTCAGCTGGCTGGAGTCAGGTTGGAATACTAAAAGTTCAGAGCGATGCGACATACGCCTACAAGCAACTTTATGCAATTTTAATAGACCTTCTTATATCTTTTGGTGTAATTGCCTTGCTTGGTCTAATTATCATAAATTTACTGATACATGCAATTTTAAAGCCTTTAAAAGAGGTGCAAAAGCAAGCCTCTGCCATTATGCGCAATGAATTTATCATACAAGGCGAAATCCCATACACAAAAGAGTTTAAAGATGTTGTTCTTGGTATGAATAACATGGTATCAAAAGTAAAAGCTATGTTTGACAAAGGTAATGAAGAGCTGAAAATGCATAAAGAGCTAGAATATATAGATCAAAACACTGCTCTTAAAAATCGTCAATATCTTATAGATAGACTCCCAGAATATCTGAAAATCGACGCAAGTTCAAAAGGTGGCATAAATATTATAGTAGCTTTAAGCGGGATGATAGAGGCAAATGAGAAACTTGGTCATCAAGACGTAGATAAACTTTTTATAGAGATTGCAAATATATTAAGAAGTAGCTCAAAAATATTTAAAAATTCTATTGTTGCTAGAATTAATGGAACAGAATTTTCTCTACTCTTACCTGATTGCACGAATGAGGAAGGTTTAGAGCTAGCAAAGAATATATATGACTATGTTACAAAAATAATTAAAGATTGCGGATTAAACAAAGATGAGACATTTATCTCTCTTGGGCTATATGCATATATCCATACAGATACTATTGCTCAACTATTTTCAAACTCTGATAATGCACTTGCCCAGGCAAAATTTAACAAAAACAATATTCATTTAGTGAAAACAGAAAACACAAATGAAGTCATGGGTAAAGAAGCATGGAAGAAGATTATTAATCAAGCACTATTTAAAAATAGGTTCAGCTTTGTATCTTGGTCTGTAATAAACACTAAAGCTAAAAAACTTGAACATCACGTTCTTAGCATAAACCTTACATTAGATAAAAGCACATCTTATAGCTATGCTCAATTTATGGCACCAGCAATACAAGCTGGACTGAGTAGTAATATATATACTAATGTTGTAAGTATGCTCTTTAAAACTCCAACTATGATTTCAAGTTCTTCTACTTATTCACTTAGACTGCCGTACGAATATCTAGACATGAAAGAAACATATGAAGAGATACGAGAACTTCTTAAGAATAAAGCACTACCATTTAAATTAATAATTGAAATGCCAGATAAGCTGGTTCGTAAAGACTCTCAACATATAAAGTTGTATAAAGATTTGTTTCAAAAATATGATATTGAGATTGGTATATTTGAATTTATTGGCGAGAGTGATGATTATCAATATTTGCAAGAGTTAAGACCTGCGTATATAAAAGCTGAAAGTAGTTATTTTATGTCCCAAAGTGCTCAATCACTCTCAGCTCTTAGACTTATTACCGACAGCATAAGCATATCCCTCATAGCTGTTGGTGTTGTAGATATAGAAACTGTAGATGCGCTAGAGAAGAAAGGTATACATATAATACAAGGGTTAGCAACGGAGCTGATTGAGGTTTAA
- a CDS encoding DUF1538 domain-containing protein: MLNIGSFLKLLKESFRDLLPIIMVIIFFQLAIIQTVPENWLSTTIGLAIVGVGLAVFLLGLEIGIFPVGEGLATEFAHKGSTFWIVLFAFMVGFGTTIAEPALLVIADKAASISSGRIDATVLRLVVAFSVGFAIVIGVWRIIKGHPIHYYIIAGYIMVIAATGFSPKEIVGLAFDLGGVTTSTVTVPLVAALGIGLASTIKGRNPVLDGFGLIAFASLTPMIFVQFYGIYVYEFVDVTTTISPIVVHTAETAAAFDFNLITLLKGILSVAFDVIPILAVILFFQYLIIKKPIDNFKEVMIGFGLVIIGLDAFIIGLEMGLFSLGETMAMQLTQNDSTAIIYVFAFAIGFSTTMAEPSLTAIARKAKEISDGKINDFVLRLFVALGVGIGISLGSYRIVVGGEIVYYIMSGYIFVIALTFMAPKYIVPIAYDSGGVTTSTVTVPLVAALGLGLATNIPGRDPLIDGFGLIAFASLFPMITVMAYGIITEKMGVKGQHELEEMHLDELQHALEHAEDMGLSTVSVHGTGKRHSYKIQFSAVHIVVPRELEDKALISARDAGARGVTIMKAHGMGLEEMDNFYNRLNSEVSDSNLMFITPTKNVAQIIKKVIKDLDITGGGEGIAYSYPITHLKGLTLKMSDL, encoded by the coding sequence ATGCTTAACATAGGTTCATTTTTAAAGCTTTTAAAAGAATCATTTAGAGATTTATTACCAATAATAATGGTAATTATATTTTTTCAACTAGCAATTATACAAACTGTTCCAGAAAACTGGCTTAGTACAACAATCGGTTTAGCGATTGTTGGTGTTGGTCTTGCTGTGTTTCTTCTTGGTCTTGAGATTGGGATATTTCCCGTTGGAGAAGGTTTAGCAACAGAATTTGCTCATAAGGGTTCCACATTTTGGATAGTACTATTTGCATTTATGGTTGGTTTTGGTACAACTATCGCAGAGCCTGCTCTTCTTGTTATTGCTGATAAAGCAGCATCTATAAGTAGTGGCAGAATTGATGCTACTGTACTTAGGCTTGTTGTTGCTTTTTCTGTTGGTTTTGCTATAGTGATTGGCGTTTGGAGGATTATAAAGGGTCATCCAATACACTACTATATAATTGCTGGTTACATTATGGTTATAGCAGCAACAGGCTTTTCTCCAAAAGAGATAGTTGGTCTTGCATTTGACCTTGGTGGAGTTACAACTTCAACTGTAACGGTTCCTCTTGTCGCAGCTCTAGGTATTGGACTTGCATCTACTATTAAAGGGAGAAATCCTGTTCTTGATGGTTTTGGTCTTATCGCTTTTGCCTCACTTACCCCTATGATATTTGTTCAATTTTATGGGATTTATGTATATGAGTTTGTAGATGTTACAACAACAATATCACCAATAGTAGTGCATACTGCAGAAACTGCTGCTGCTTTTGATTTTAATCTAATAACACTGTTAAAAGGTATTCTTAGTGTTGCTTTTGATGTTATACCTATATTGGCAGTAATTTTATTTTTTCAATATCTTATTATTAAAAAACCTATTGATAATTTTAAAGAAGTTATGATTGGATTTGGGCTTGTTATTATTGGCCTTGATGCTTTTATTATTGGTTTAGAAATGGGATTATTTAGCCTTGGTGAGACTATGGCTATGCAACTTACTCAAAATGACAGCACTGCTATCATTTATGTTTTTGCCTTTGCTATTGGTTTTTCTACAACCATGGCTGAGCCATCTCTAACAGCAATTGCAAGAAAAGCTAAAGAGATAAGTGATGGTAAAATAAATGACTTTGTTCTTCGCCTTTTTGTTGCTCTTGGTGTTGGAATCGGTATCTCTTTAGGGTCTTATCGTATAGTAGTTGGCGGAGAAATTGTTTACTATATTATGTCTGGATATATCTTTGTTATCGCTCTTACTTTTATGGCACCTAAATATATTGTTCCTATTGCTTATGACAGCGGTGGAGTTACAACATCAACAGTAACTGTTCCTTTGGTTGCAGCACTGGGGCTTGGTCTTGCTACAAATATTCCAGGTCGCGACCCTCTTATTGATGGTTTTGGTCTTATAGCTTTTGCATCGCTATTTCCTATGATTACCGTAATGGCATATGGTATTATTACCGAGAAAATGGGTGTTAAAGGTCAACACGAGCTCGAAGAGATGCACCTTGATGAACTTCAACATGCTCTAGAACATGCAGAAGATATGGGGCTATCAACTGTCAGTGTGCATGGAACAGGTAAAAGACACTCATATAAAATTCAATTTTCTGCAGTACATATAGTTGTTCCCAGAGAATTAGAAGATAAAGCTTTAATATCTGCTAGAGATGCAGGTGCTAGAGGTGTAACAATAATGAAAGCTCATGGAATGGGTCTTGAGGAAATGGATAACTTCTATAACAGACTCAATAGTGAAGTCTCTGATTCAAATCTAATGTTCATAACACCAACCAAAAATGTTGCTCAAATCATTAAAAAAGTTATAAAGGATTTAGATATTACAGGGGGAGGAGAAGGGATAGCCTACTCATATCCAATAACTCATCTAAAAGGTTTAACTCTGAAGATGAGTGATTTATAG